The Pagrus major chromosome 1, Pma_NU_1.0 genome includes the window TGGATTGCAGACGTGCATGCTAACAAAATTTCACTGCAAACTAACaacagtgaagtgaaacatctCTGCAAACAGCACGTCAGAGTCTTCGTCATCTGCGCTGTAGTTTGACTCCACAGAAAGTTGCGTATTGCGACTTTGAATACTGCAGGAGAGTGAAGGCTGCACTGCATCTCTGAAAGTTTGTTCATTACAAGGTGaactctgactctctctctgtgtgtgtgtgtgtgtgtgtgtgtgtgtgtgtgttgcaggtctCAGCTCCTCGTCTGGACGTGACGCTGAGCGACCTGCAGGATCTGGCAAcccgacagcagcagcagatcgatgcccagcagcagctgctggccTCCAAGGTACAACACACCCAACTCACTGCTGCTAACGCTGCTACTGCTAATAATACCATCACTCTCATTtccctacaaacacacacaacccatCGAATTCATCTTCCACTGCTTTTCCAAACGCTTGTTCTACTGTTTCTACCAGCGTACATTACCAGTATTATGttgtggctgctgctgtttggagTGCGACACCTCGAACTGCTGATACAGACGTATtacctgactgactgaatgactgatggTGCGTTCGGACCAAACGAGAAGTGAATATTAATTCAGGTTACTCACGCGTCACTCTACCTGAGGCTGACCAGTGCCCAGATCTCAGCTGCGAGTAGACGTAGACTGAATGAATCTGTCTCACCACATCagtatgaacccaaaacaaagagatttctctgcATTAAATGGATCAGAAATAACAAGCTGAATAATcagctgaaataacaacatcagtTAAAAAGTCTGAATTCATGCTGCgtcaggtctgtcggccagaTGACAAGCAAACTActtgtaaaatgtttgtttcctgaATGGAGTTCGGATCGATcagagctatgctgtgctgagacatatttccatgacttaccaggtagtctgaCTTCCTCACTCACTTCCTCCACGGCAGCACCTTTTTTGTCCTGTCTCAGTACGAGTAGACGTGTGATCGTCCAGCTCTGGGTGTCTGCAAACAGCCACAATCAGTGATTATTATTCTCTCCTCCActgttgttcatgaatgtccAGACAGCGACGTTAACGCAAAATCTTCTAAATCTGCCACCTGGCAAAAATAAATGCTCATTCCCGTCTATTCATTGACTTTGGTTGTAATCTAGACGTGCGAATGTTGTGTTTCTGGGCATCTCAGGAGCAGCGGCTGCGTTACCTGAAGCTGCATGatcagcggcagcagcagcagcaggaggtgtCTGAACAGGAGCGACTGCGGCAGCTCAGAGAGAACGCACAAAACCAGGAGGCCAAACTGAGGCGGGTCCGGGCCCTCAGGGGCCAGGTGGAGCAGAAACGCCTCAGTAACAGCAAACTAGGTCAGTGTGATGGAGGTCTGGGTGacttgttttttacattttgtaggATTTCTGTGTTAAAAGTCACATTTATATCAGTTTAAATTGTGGCTGCAGAAACAACATCCTGAAATCTGAAGTTTGTGTTCATCACTGTCATCTTTGATAGTTACTGACTTTTCTTGAAGAAGCATCTAGTGGCCGTCAAAGGAATTACATCATCCAGCACATGAGGCCGTATTTAGGGAGATCTTTGAGTCTGTTCTCAGCAGAACAAGTTTTACGCTCCTCCTCAAAAACACGCACAGAATGaagtcatttgtgtttgtgacctTTCTGATTGTGTAtgcatttaaaggaacagttcagccaacaggttaaatccagtcatcatctcctccctccatgctgatgaaagtcaggtgaagtttggtagtccacaaaactactgaaggagctggagaccaaaaataaagtaaatgactccatacagctcatctgctgtaatcacagtctgcagaagccccgagatcacaaactgatctgaagaGATGTTTTTACATCCTCGAGATGCGGTCGAGCTCGAGCATCGAGTTTTtatctcagcagctacagtgaaggcttcagctttaaaacatcttcttttcagatcagtttgggatctcggagCTACCACttatctccagctgcttcagttgctTTTCCTTTATGGGATGATTGTGCAAACATTAGGAGGAGACGTGTAACACACATTGATTTTATATTCCACTGGATTTGATTTGTAAGAAAATATTTCTGCATCTGAAAAATTGGTGTAAACAAAATAGTCAAGGACaagaaaatgtgtgatttattaaGTCTACCTCCACAAACACGTCACGAGAACTGCAAAATATCAGATCTTATCTAGAATGAAATAAAGGCGCACCTTAGCTAGCAAGCAAACTAGCATTTTGCAGCTTTTTCGAAACAAAAGTtataagaagaaaaatgtgaaagtgggagattaaagagacagaaacaatatATTCAAACAAGCAGATTCAGTTTGCAACACACAAAGTAACAGACATGATGtttatgttgcttttaaaaCACCATTGTGGCTTTAAACACTTGCTGTGAACGGTTCAGTGCTGTCACCTCGCAGGGTGTCTGGTAATGAATTTTAGAGCTGCTAAAAACAGAGTTACCACATGCAGTTTGTAATTAAACTGAGTCACCACAGCAGCAAACTGTCCTGTGTGTACCAGCACGATGTATTCAGTGTACATCTAGTATATCCAtgaaacagacagcagagatcACGTCAGACCACATGAGATCAGAGCTGACCCTGACTCGGGGTCATTATTATGCAGATGACACGATGCTTGTCATGTCAGATGTAACTGTAACGGTTTCATCCTTTAACATCTGTTCAGCTCCGTGAAGCTTCACTTTTATAATCTTCCtgatttaaataatattttccaGGTTTGACAGCTGATTGTTGTTTTGGTATCAGTACTGAAAGTCAGGTCTCGTATCGAGTCCTCgccttcatgtgtgtgtgttgtgtgtcagtGGAGGAGATCGAGCAGATGACCGGGCTGTTCCAGCAGaagcagagggagctgctggTCGCCGTGTCCAGGGTGGACGAGCTGAGCGACCAGCTGGAGGCGCTGAGGAGCAACAGGCTGGagcatcctcttcctcctcctcatcaccacaacacctcctccacgGCTGAGCTGGAGCGCCTCTATCAAGAGCTGCAGGTGAGATCGATCAGACCTCCAACATCGTATTGATTAGGTACTGAGAAAAAGTTCAAGACACCTTCAGTAATCCTCCATTGCAattagacacagacagacagttacaACCAAAAGAGCTGATAAAAGGTAAAGGTAATAGCATGCCTGAACCACACCTGTAGCTGCCGGTAGTTCCTCAgaggatgctgattggttcaaTCAATTCAATCAGCCTGGACATCAGATGACCACCTGATCTCgcaagtccagctgcctacaaGGTGTCACTGAGTTTATATGTGAAACAAAGTTCATGATCAGACTGTCCAGTGGTAAAAGTTCTGCCTCAACACGAGGCTTTACTCACCAAGAAAGACTGACAAAAGTTGCACATTGGCTAACTAGCTTACTGTACAGCAAGAAACCAGTGTGGCTAGCTTGAACTAAGCAGGACAGcaaagctaactagctaatatAGACTTTGCAGTATTAGCTTCCTCCCTTCTTacctgtttttcactgagcttcCTGCCCGACTTCCAGTTGAGGAACAAGCTGAACCAGGATCAGAGCggcaggctgcagcagcagagagacagcctGAACAAGAGGAACCTGGAGGTGGCAGCCATGGACCGACGGCTAGCCGAGCTCCGGCAGCGGCTCTGGAAGAAGAAAGCTGCCCTGCAGCAGAAGGAGAACCTGCCGGTGAGTGAACACAAGCAGACAGAAATACACCAGGAAAATATACATGATTTCATTTAAGTTGGAGTTAGTTTAAgttatttaaagtattttagttattttctaCATGGATCTAAAATCCCCTCTGGAGGAGCGCCAGCCTCTGAAGCCAGTTTGACaaagtggccaaactgtgtaattacattatCACGTGAGGccaaaaaagactttttcccataaggGTTCATGTCCACATGCATTTGtgtgctgagagaaaaaacgTTGCACATGATTCAGTATCTCGATCCACACTGATCCTCTGTGGTTTActacctgtttgtgttttatttgagggacatcagagcgaggaggatgAGAGTGATGACCATCATCCATTGCTCCTCATTgggaacaggaaaaaaaggcagTGGCGCTCTAAAAAAACTCTTATGTGGACACTGGGCCCAAGTTTAcactgtgaaagaagcagctgtaaaacagtggacAGATTAAATTTTTCAATCACtcttttcaatcattttatcctcattcaagttagcGCAGGGCTAAACGGGATATTAGCGGCCAAATCAGGCCTCATTTTCTGAATTAGCTACCTTAAAGTAACCAGTGTATCAACAGTGAAGATAACTTTCTCAAACTTTTCTCCTGTTCctgttttctgctgcagctgttcaTAACTCTGAATTAATATTTCTGTTCCTTCCAGGTGGCTTCAGACGGAGCGGCCCCTCAGCACGGAGTGGTCTCCAGAGTGGCGGCGGTGGGGCCGTACATCCAGTCGTCCTCCACAACAAGCTCTCAGGGGCCTCCGGTGCCGGCCCGCCAGGAGGTTCTGGTGAAGCCGGCGTACCCGGACGGCACCGCCACCCTGCCCATGCCCGACTCGTCCCTGAAGCCGCCTCCCAGACCAGCTAAACCAGCCTCAGGTACTGAGGATGACCTCATTTATTTAATGTCTTTGACGCTGTGTCCTCCGTCCAAGCTGAAGCGTCCCACAGTGTTCTGGATATACTGTTTCTTTGCTCTTTATAGGTTTCATGGCTTCAAAAACAACCAAACTCTCCGACTGGAGCGGCTCGTTTTCTGAATCTGGTGGAGGTTACAGCCACGCCTCCACCCTGCCTCGCATGTCCAGCCTCAGCTGCCACAGCTCAGGTCAGTCACGGCTCCATTTTGGTTACAGGGAGGCTTCACACGTCTTTGTTGAGAGATGAACATTTCTTTGCCTTTCTTGTTACTTTTCGTGATGGGACTGTTTTGAAAAGTGTCAGATACGGCTGCTGGAAATTTATTCTACTTTAAAAAACCAAACCCAGAATGAACGAAGCAACTCTCTGTTTGGGAAAGTCAAACAGTGGaagatgtcagtgttgtgttgatgACTGTCCCTGTTGTAGGTGGTAAAACCCCCACAGACCAGAAGGGCCTCTCCGGGTCTGACGTCCCGCCCCCTGTCCCGTCACGGACCAATCACACCACTGAGAGCCTGCTCAGGGACAATAAGGTATCAGTGGACAAACTTCATGTTCATTTATCTTTGATGAGGTGaaataattaacttaaaatcAGATCCTCATGTCAGCAGAATCCCCTCGGTCACTTTTGTTTGAGAAGCTAAAACTGATGGATGTCCCGGGGCTATAAAGGAAAGGCTCTGCTGTGTCGGTTTCTGTTTAAGTGATTTTATTAGTTTCCTCTCAGTCTCATgctctttatttctgtgttcACCTTCAGGCCTCGGGTAAAGGTCTGTCCAAGATGGCGGTACCACCTCCAGTTCCCAGTAAGCCCAAACCGTTCTCCTCGTCTGGCCCGCCAACCTTCTCCAAACCCCCCTACAGCACCGGGACCTTTCCTGGTAAGGTTCGTCCGGTTGGTGGCCACCTGAGGGCTCCGGGTGTCCTCTCCAGCCACAGCCACACCCTCCCTCTGCCCAACAAACAGGAGAGTCCGCCGGCCGCCGCCATACGACCGTACACCCCCGACCTCTCGGAGGCTGCCCCCACCGTGCTGCAGAAGCCTCAGACTCTGGCGGCTTCGTCCATCTACTCCATGTACACCCAGCAGGCCACGCCAGGGAAGGGCTACCAGCCAGGCGGCCAGGGCACACTGCCCCGCAGCCAGCCCAGAGGTAAtacagctgcagtctgtatcgattatcaaaatagttgctgactGATTAATGAACTGATTGATTGTTTCAGTTGGATAACACAcgttggttttggttttggttttgacGTCAGCGTCTCTGTCCCCTCACAGTGTACGGGAAGCCAGTCCTCTCGGCCAGCGGGGGGCATCAGTCTGCCGGCTCAGACAGCGGCGTCATGTATTCTGGCTGTTGTGTGTCTGACGGGAGCGAGGCTGACAACAGTTGCCTTGGTAACGGCGAAGGTGTTGGAGCAGAGACGGCAGAACGCGGCACCCCACGACCGCTCAGCCCCACCAAGCTCCTCCCCTTCCTGTCCAACCCTCACAGGAACCCGAGCGACGCCGACCTGGAGGCCCTGCGCCGCCGGCTGCACCACGCCCCCCGGCCTCTGAAGAAACGCAGCTCCATCACGGAGCCCGAGGGCCCGGCTGGACCCAACATCCAGAAGCTGCTCTATCAGAAAACCACTCTGGCTGCCATGGAAACCATCCCCATGGAGACAGCCGGTCCAGCAGGGACTCGTCCTGGGGGTCACGAGGACGGAGGCGGCGctgcagacatgacattcaggGTCGACGACAGCACCGGAGCTGGCTACAACCAGCCGCTCGCTGAGAGTCCAGAGGACAGCTTGACCCCGCCCCCTCTGCCCCCCCGCTCACCCATCCCTGACCCCGCCTCCTGCCGCTCCCTGCCCCCCCCTCTGGAGGACaaggacgaggaagaggaggaggaggaagaggtgtgTCGCTCCACCTCCGGCCCTCATGACTACTTTGCAGATGAGTTCCCCCCCTACCCTCCTCCGCCTTACCCCACCTgtgctgaggtggagcagggaGATGATGTCGTCAACCTGCAGCCGCCGGAGGTCACAGGACAGGTCACAGTGCCGCCGGTGAGTGTCACGGCATCCACCAGCTTCCTGTTAAGGTCACTGAGGAAATGATAATGGGTGATACTTCCTGTGCTCAGCGGGAGGAGGAGCATTTCTCTCAGTGAACCAACCCTGAATAAATGAAGGTGTTTagaaatggataaataaataaatgaataagttAAGACGTATCATAAGTTAGTGAAGTCATGTCCACTCTATAAAGTCTCTGACGTAGATCTTCATGAACGATACCAGTCGCTCTCAGAAAGAGGATCAGCGTCCTGTTACCTTTAAGAACTCGGGTTCAGTGACATCACGTACAGGAAGTATGTTTGCTTCACCGAGATGATTTATAAAagacttcctctctctctctgttggttTTTTCGTCGCAGGGTAAGAAGTCCATCCTCCGTAAAGTCGGCTCGGAGCGGATCGACCACAACATGCGGGTCAAGTTCAACcctctggctctgctgctggactCGTCTCTGGAAGGCGAGTACGACCTGGTTCAGAGAGTCATCTACGATGTGAGTCGCACCAGTTTGACACAACTCATAACTACTTTTACAAACGCATGAAGTTTGATCGTATTTAAGGAATAAATGATGTTGTATCATGTTATATTAGAGCTGctttcaaatgtgacatttcaaatGTGCTATAATCGGTAAATTAAGTTTTTTAGTGTTACATTACAACTGAGATTAACAGTAAAGACATTAAATGCTTGAAATCAGATTGTATGAAGAACAGCTGATCACATGTCCGTCCTGCAGGTGGACGACCCCAGCATGCCGAACGATGAGGGCATCACTGCGCTGCACAACGCCGTCTGCGCCGGTCACACCGAGATCGTCAAGTTTCTGGTTCAGTACGGTGTCAACGCCAACGCTGCAGACAGCGACGGCTGGTGAGTTCGAGTCAGAACATCGTGGCCCAGTTTCACCAACGTGACGTCATGTTGAAGTCACCATTTTTGTGGCTAGCTATGTAGCACGATGACATCCACATTGGTGCAGGCTCATCAGATCGACCAAGTCTTTCAaacctctcctctgtcctcaccTCCAGGACGCCGCTCCACTGCGCCGCCTCCTGTAACAACGTTCAGGTCTGTAAGTTCCTGGTGGAGTCGGGGGCGGCGGTGTTCGCCACCACGTACAGCGACATGCAGACAGCCGCCGACAAAtgtgaggagatggaggaaggcTACGCCCAGTGCTCTCAGTTCCTCTACGGTGAGACAAAACATTGAGCAGCACACTGTAGAGGATGTTTGGAGATCCTTCTGTGAGTTTTAGGAGTCAGTGAGGATTTTGAAGGTCATGAGGGAGTGCAGGGAAACCACAGTGGCGCTCCAGAGTCCATAAGGAGACATTTGAAAGAGTTTAAAGGAGTCCTTGGTGTTTTTAAGAAAGTTCTGTGATTCTGTGGGTTTTGGAGGTGAAGGTGGTGAACCAAAAACCCAGGGTGGGTGCTTTAAACTGGAATCAACATTTGGCCCTTGAAGTCTATCCAAAATCCTCCGATGGAATCATGGAGACTCCCAAAAACCAGTGAAACAAACCTTGAGAACGTTTGAAATGATCTGCTGGAACCTCCTCAAAGAACCCACagactggttagcatgctaactttagtagatatctctgcaacaacaaaaatgcaCTGTAATGCATTAatttttaaactaaactaaatttcttacatgttgcacatTTAAGAGCCATTGAAAAGGTTTCAGGGGTCATTGAGGAGTCTCAGTGAAGTATTGTGGGAACATGCAGACGTTCCCTTCAGATGTTTCATGGGTCGAACTTTCCACTCGGCTGTCTGTGATGTTGTTGACAGGATCCAGTTTCTAGACGgttcctctctgtttgtgtcccGGCAGGCGTTCAGGAGAAGATGGGCGTGATGAACCGTGGCGTGGTGTACGCTTTGTGGGACTACGAGCCTCAGGGCGACGACGAGCTCGGCTTCAGCGAGGGCGACTGCATGACGGTGCTGAGACGGGAGGACGAGGTGGAGACGGAGTGGTGGTGGGCCAGATGTGGTGACCGGGAGGGCTACATCCCCCGCAACCTGCTGGGGGTGAGCTGACTGTTTATCTTTATCTGACTGCTCATAGACATAATGCTCGTCAGCTACAGCTTCTTACCAATTATCCCTGTGAGCAGTCACCACAGTCGTGATTCCATCTAACGGTCAAAGTTGATTGAACTTTTGAGATTTtatcaaagacagaaagaaagaaatgaaggtGTGTTTCATCACCTGCTGTTGAATAAAGTCGCCTACGCAAGGTGTAGTTTGATCAGGAGTTTGTGGTGAAGGTCACGTTATGTGTGACTGTAAGAGAAGCAGAGGTCACAAACAAACCCAGTTTGTTTACCAAGCATTTATTTCTGAAGCAGCGACAGTCTGACGTCCTGCTCTGTTCTCTGAGCGCCACAGGGAATTGAACCGTCGACCGTGCCTGTgtcacttttcctttttttccccctaaatcTCATCTGTTTTAATCGGGTTTAAAGCGGCTCTGAGGATCTCGTTACTCAACAGTCTTATGTAAGAAGAGTCAGTATCTTAATGATGTTTTAATGAGAAACTCTCCTCTCTTTTATTTCCCAGCTGTATCTGAGGATCAAGCCGCGACAGAGGAGCCTGGCTTAACCGTCGGCTGACAAATCCTACAGACGACAAAAATGTTCAGAGGAGGAGCAGCCGTCGAGAAAAAAACCCTCTGGACCGGGTTAAGAAAGGAGGGACAGATGTTTTCTGAACTGCCATCGGACCTTTTCGACCTCAGCGCGAAGAATGTCACAACAAACAGATGATCACTTCACCGACACGCATCGGCAGATATTTGTCTCCACCGACGAGTCGATTCGGTGATTTTCTCCTTCAAGAGGCAGACTTGATCATTCTTTAAGGTCCTTTTTataattctgtttgttttcttttgagggttttctgttgttttattgagTAGTGACGGCTGACATGAGGACAGAAAATGTGTCGAGAGGAAGCGACGGTACGGAGACACGAGGCCACcatctttgattttattgttgtaattaaGGTATTTAAAGGTCCAACAACAAATGTAGCAAATATTGAaattaaaacatacattttaggGAGTTTTTACCACATTTGGATTTTGTCTTAAAGTTCTAACAGCCTCTGATTTTTACTTTCTTGAGATTTGTCCCAAAAATGGAAACTTCTGGGAACAAAATCAAAAGGAGATTAAGTTTCGTCAGGTCATTCGTTGGAGCATTGATTTATTTCTTAATAACTTGTAGTCGCTCAGACAGACTCGTGTGTGAACAAGCTGCCGTTTGTTAATGTTGGTTTGGATCCCTGTGTGAAGGAGAAGCACTTGTTTTGAAGAGTATGaaagttttttggttttttttttttaagttaataaagtttatttacaAGACTTCCTGTTCGGCTGCAGCTCAgagtttgtgtcatttttcattcacttCTTAAAGGTGGTTCTTGGCGGTACGTGTCTGATGGTACCACCAGAATTTGGTGCTGATTGAATCATGAGTTTAAGAGATATGGCGGCAAGATTTGCAGAAATATCACGTCGTATTGTGTCTGTGGCGCCACCTGGAGGTAGAATTGTACATCACTTTACAGATGCAGTGTGGCTCGACTTACAACATTCACAGACTCACTGACAACAATCCCACGTATCTCATGTATTTCTTCAGAAAGGTTTTCAGACCTTTCAGCCAACATGAGTCCTGCagaggtgtttgtttgtttctgtccatCAACAACCTGG containing:
- the tp53bp2b gene encoding apoptosis-stimulating of p53 protein 2b, which encodes MMPMFLTVYLSNNDQHFSEVPITPETLCRDVVELCKEPGEGDCYLAEMWRGSERVVGDGERMLEVLQRWGQQRGEVRYLLHHQRAPGRESGGSRAADQLMKRSQGKTERCLENGVSAPRLDVTLSDLQDLATRQQQQIDAQQQLLASKEQRLRYLKLHDQRQQQQQEVSEQERLRQLRENAQNQEAKLRRVRALRGQVEQKRLSNSKLVEEIEQMTGLFQQKQRELLVAVSRVDELSDQLEALRSNRLEHPLPPPHHHNTSSTAELERLYQELQLRNKLNQDQSGRLQQQRDSLNKRNLEVAAMDRRLAELRQRLWKKKAALQQKENLPVASDGAAPQHGVVSRVAAVGPYIQSSSTTSSQGPPVPARQEVLVKPAYPDGTATLPMPDSSLKPPPRPAKPASGFMASKTTKLSDWSGSFSESGGGYSHASTLPRMSSLSCHSSGGKTPTDQKGLSGSDVPPPVPSRTNHTTESLLRDNKASGKGLSKMAVPPPVPSKPKPFSSSGPPTFSKPPYSTGTFPGKVRPVGGHLRAPGVLSSHSHTLPLPNKQESPPAAAIRPYTPDLSEAAPTVLQKPQTLAASSIYSMYTQQATPGKGYQPGGQGTLPRSQPRVYGKPVLSASGGHQSAGSDSGVMYSGCCVSDGSEADNSCLGNGEGVGAETAERGTPRPLSPTKLLPFLSNPHRNPSDADLEALRRRLHHAPRPLKKRSSITEPEGPAGPNIQKLLYQKTTLAAMETIPMETAGPAGTRPGGHEDGGGAADMTFRVDDSTGAGYNQPLAESPEDSLTPPPLPPRSPIPDPASCRSLPPPLEDKDEEEEEEEEVCRSTSGPHDYFADEFPPYPPPPYPTCAEVEQGDDVVNLQPPEVTGQVTVPPGKKSILRKVGSERIDHNMRVKFNPLALLLDSSLEGEYDLVQRVIYDVDDPSMPNDEGITALHNAVCAGHTEIVKFLVQYGVNANAADSDGWTPLHCAASCNNVQVCKFLVESGAAVFATTYSDMQTAADKCEEMEEGYAQCSQFLYGVQEKMGVMNRGVVYALWDYEPQGDDELGFSEGDCMTVLRREDEVETEWWWARCGDREGYIPRNLLGLYLRIKPRQRSLA